A stretch of Triticum aestivum cultivar Chinese Spring chromosome 1D, IWGSC CS RefSeq v2.1, whole genome shotgun sequence DNA encodes these proteins:
- the LOC123170407 gene encoding immediate early response 3-interacting protein 1, which produces MGLWSFLEGVLLIANALAILNEDRFLNPRGWSFADARGMHGANTFKGQMIGLIYAAQYMRFPLILLDGITILVKFVTF; this is translated from the coding sequence ATGGGGCTGTGGTCATTTCTTGAGGGTGTCCTGCTTATTGCTAATGCTTTGGCAATATTGAATGAAGACCGTTTTCTTAATCCCAGAGGATGGAGCTTCGCTGACGCTAGAGGCATGCATGGAGCAAACACTTTCAAAGGACAGATGATTGGCCTCATATACGCGGCTCAATACATGAGATTTCCATTGATCCTTCTTGATGGAATCACTATACTTGTGAAGTTCGTTACATTCTGA